Proteins co-encoded in one Waddlia chondrophila WSU 86-1044 genomic window:
- the hemF gene encoding oxygen-dependent coproporphyrinogen oxidase, producing MICTASAHKHQEIIAFLKSLREEIIQEFESLETADRFKRTFWNYDKGSGGGEMSVLRGEVFEKAAVNWSGVSGENFPMEDSAGPFFATGVSLITHMSNPHAPTVHMNIRYIETEQGSWFGGGYDLTPMGFPYEEDTRHFHSVAQNALTPFGKELYPQFMQQAKEYFYIPHRQKERGVGGIFFDHFNSGDPHKDLQMWKTIGSTFIDSIMPIYHRRCSIPYSQEEKETQLKLRAHYVEFNLVYDRGTKFGFHSGGNPEAILCSMPPVAKW from the coding sequence ATGATTTGCACTGCCAGCGCACATAAGCATCAAGAAATCATTGCATTTCTCAAGTCTCTTCGGGAAGAGATCATCCAGGAATTCGAATCTCTTGAGACGGCAGACCGCTTTAAAAGAACTTTCTGGAATTACGACAAAGGATCAGGTGGCGGCGAAATGTCAGTTCTGCGAGGAGAGGTTTTCGAAAAAGCAGCAGTTAATTGGTCTGGCGTCTCTGGAGAAAACTTCCCCATGGAAGACAGCGCAGGCCCTTTTTTCGCAACAGGTGTGAGTCTAATCACACATATGAGCAATCCTCATGCACCTACTGTGCACATGAACATCCGCTATATTGAAACAGAACAGGGTTCTTGGTTTGGAGGAGGATACGACCTAACTCCTATGGGATTTCCCTATGAAGAAGATACAAGGCATTTCCATTCTGTTGCTCAAAATGCATTAACCCCTTTTGGCAAAGAACTCTATCCTCAATTTATGCAGCAAGCAAAAGAGTACTTCTACATTCCTCATAGGCAAAAAGAGCGAGGTGTAGGAGGAATCTTCTTCGATCACTTTAACTCGGGCGATCCACACAAAGATTTGCAGATGTGGAAAACGATTGGATCTACTTTCATAGACTCTATCATGCCCATCTATCACCGGCGATGTTCGATTCCTTACAGCCAGGAGGAAAAAGAAACGCAGCTTAAACTGCGCGCCCACTACGTTGAATTTAATCTGGTCTACGACAGAGGAACCAAGTTCGGATTTCATTCTGGCGGCAACCCTGAGGCGATTTTGTGCTCAATGCCTCCCGTTGCTAAATGGTAG
- a CDS encoding aminoacyl-tRNA deacylase yields the protein MTISARIKQYLDENSIDYQTAEHPLAYTAAEVAESQHIRGKQMIKSVIVKSDETFIMCVLPAIHMIDFEKLQNVLEKENLRLAEEEELYKLFPEYEIGAEPPFGHLYGLKVYADKILENEEEIVFNAGTHKDVVKLKFRDYKRLSDPIIADIGTHI from the coding sequence ATGACGATATCAGCAAGAATCAAACAATACCTTGATGAAAACAGCATTGACTACCAGACCGCAGAACACCCTCTCGCCTATACAGCAGCCGAAGTAGCTGAAAGTCAGCATATTCGTGGAAAACAAATGATTAAATCCGTGATTGTCAAATCCGATGAGACGTTTATTATGTGCGTCCTTCCAGCTATACACATGATTGATTTTGAGAAATTGCAAAACGTTCTGGAAAAAGAAAACCTTAGACTTGCCGAAGAAGAGGAGCTGTACAAGTTGTTTCCCGAGTATGAAATTGGCGCAGAACCTCCTTTCGGCCATCTTTACGGACTCAAAGTCTATGCGGATAAAATACTGGAAAATGAAGAGGAAATCGTTTTCAACGCAGGAACGCATAAAGATGTGGTCAAATTGAAATTCAGAGACTACAAACGGCTTTCCGATCCAATCATCGCAGATATAGGAACTCACATATGA
- a CDS encoding metal ABC transporter solute-binding protein, Zn/Mn family: MNTFKSKILIPFILILCFSCSLSKKDEGSSRTILVSIAPYKFFVERIAGDTVTVQQMVPTGSSPHSYEPSSRSILKASKADAWFRIGESFEKRAKQAMLSHNNQMIVVDLREGVNGIHTHEGHGHGCHHEDCIDPHIWLSPREGKKQAQTIYKTLVKLYPENKDQYHQSLKKFEKELDDLDLELEQILLPLRGKTILVSHPALGYMGRDYNFKQLSIEFEGKEPSPQQLTKLLEMGRQLKTDRIFIQEQHLSKGARLVANELNADVMELDPLSDNYIENLRFIARSISGKPQR; encoded by the coding sequence ATGAATACTTTCAAATCCAAAATCCTGATCCCCTTTATCCTGATCCTCTGCTTCAGCTGCTCGCTCTCAAAAAAAGATGAAGGATCATCGCGTACCATTCTCGTCAGTATCGCTCCATACAAATTTTTTGTTGAAAGAATTGCCGGCGACACTGTCACAGTCCAGCAAATGGTCCCAACCGGCAGCAGCCCCCACTCTTACGAACCCTCTTCCCGCTCTATTTTAAAAGCAAGCAAGGCCGATGCCTGGTTCAGAATTGGAGAATCCTTTGAAAAACGCGCCAAGCAAGCGATGCTCAGCCACAACAACCAGATGATCGTCGTTGACCTGCGTGAAGGGGTCAACGGAATCCATACCCACGAAGGGCACGGACATGGATGCCATCATGAAGATTGCATCGATCCCCATATCTGGCTTTCGCCAAGGGAAGGGAAAAAACAGGCGCAAACGATCTACAAAACTCTGGTTAAGCTTTATCCGGAAAACAAAGATCAATATCATCAATCTTTAAAAAAATTTGAAAAAGAGCTCGACGATCTCGATCTGGAACTCGAACAAATCCTTCTTCCCCTTAGAGGAAAAACAATCCTAGTCTCTCACCCCGCCCTTGGCTACATGGGACGAGATTACAATTTCAAACAACTTTCAATCGAATTTGAGGGGAAAGAACCTTCCCCCCAGCAACTCACTAAACTGCTTGAAATGGGACGGCAACTCAAGACAGATCGCATCTTCATTCAGGAACAGCACTTGAGCAAAGGCGCTCGCCTCGTCGCCAATGAACTAAACGCTGACGTCATGGAACTGGATCCTCTAAGCGACAATTACATTGAAAATCTCCGTTTCATCGCCCGCAGCATTTCCGGCAAACCGCAAAGGTAA
- a CDS encoding metal ABC transporter ATP-binding protein, with amino-acid sequence MTVRLENVSFAYQNQKILENVTFSLGDGEFMGIFGPNGGGKTTLLKLIMGFLKPCCGIIEITGKPPKEAQSLLAYVPQSLRFDRQFPITVKEVVLSGRLSNLPWYGRYTQEDEEAALKMIDKLKLTHLKHQAFGDLSGGQAQRTLIARALVSHPKILLLDEPTASVDAEAETEIYRILNGLKGTMTIIMITHHLRTAVKQVERVLCVNKTVEDLRPQDVCGHFAMGLYHPPFKEEKIS; translated from the coding sequence ATGACAGTCAGGCTTGAGAATGTCTCATTTGCTTACCAAAATCAAAAAATTTTGGAGAATGTCACCTTTTCTTTAGGGGATGGCGAATTCATGGGCATTTTCGGCCCCAACGGAGGAGGAAAAACAACTCTCTTAAAGCTGATCATGGGATTCCTAAAACCCTGCTGCGGAATCATTGAAATCACAGGAAAACCTCCAAAAGAGGCGCAATCCCTCCTTGCCTACGTTCCGCAAAGTTTACGGTTCGACCGGCAGTTTCCCATCACAGTCAAAGAGGTTGTCCTTTCAGGGAGATTGTCCAACCTTCCCTGGTATGGGCGTTATACTCAAGAGGATGAAGAGGCTGCTTTAAAGATGATCGATAAACTCAAATTGACCCATTTGAAGCATCAAGCATTTGGCGACTTATCCGGAGGGCAGGCACAACGCACCTTAATCGCTCGAGCTTTGGTCTCTCACCCAAAAATCCTTCTTCTAGATGAACCGACAGCGAGTGTCGATGCTGAAGCTGAAACAGAAATTTACAGAATATTAAATGGCTTAAAAGGGACGATGACCATCATCATGATCACTCATCACCTCAGAACAGCTGTCAAACAGGTAGAAAGAGTGTTGTGCGTCAACAAAACTGTTGAAGATCTAAGACCTCAGGACGTCTGCGGCCATTTTGCCATGGGCTTGTACCATCCTCCTTTCAAAGAGGAGAAAATATCTTGA
- a CDS encoding metal ABC transporter permease, with protein MISFLEALYANPLLLSAVIAGLLASIVSGIIGSYVVVKRIVFISGGISHSVLGGIGLCLWLERAKGVSWATPLLGALTAAIVSALIIGWIHINWRQREDSVIAALWSVGMAAGILFISQTPGFNVELTNFLIGNILWVSTTDLIILGILDVIILAIVFCMHKRFLAICFDEDEARLQGLHVNALYLLLLALTAVAIVLLIQVVGIILVMTMLTIPAAIANTFTSRLSRMMVISVILSSFFSFFGTAFAYHVDWPGGATIALLAGVGYLLAMWLSPLLKRFSYSRTL; from the coding sequence TTGATCTCTTTTTTAGAAGCCCTCTATGCCAATCCGCTGCTATTATCAGCGGTGATCGCTGGTTTACTGGCATCTATTGTCAGTGGAATCATCGGATCTTATGTGGTCGTCAAACGGATTGTTTTCATTAGCGGGGGGATTTCCCACTCTGTTTTGGGAGGCATAGGCCTCTGCTTATGGCTTGAAAGGGCAAAGGGAGTCTCATGGGCGACCCCTCTTTTAGGAGCGCTTACAGCAGCAATCGTTTCTGCACTGATTATCGGATGGATTCACATCAACTGGCGGCAAAGAGAAGATTCAGTCATCGCGGCGCTATGGTCAGTAGGCATGGCGGCAGGAATTTTATTCATTTCGCAAACCCCGGGATTCAATGTCGAATTGACGAACTTTCTGATCGGAAATATCCTGTGGGTTTCAACAACCGACCTTATCATTCTTGGGATACTGGACGTGATCATTCTTGCGATCGTGTTTTGTATGCACAAACGTTTTTTAGCCATCTGCTTCGACGAAGACGAAGCAAGGCTGCAGGGACTTCACGTGAACGCCCTCTACCTTTTATTACTCGCCTTGACTGCTGTTGCGATCGTTCTCTTGATACAGGTCGTTGGAATTATCCTGGTCATGACAATGTTAACGATTCCGGCAGCTATCGCCAATACGTTCACATCCCGATTATCGCGCATGATGGTGATCTCAGTGATTTTAAGCTCGTTCTTCTCTTTTTTCGGTACAGCTTTCGCCTACCATGTCGACTGGCCTGGAGGAGCGACAATCGCTCTATTAGCCGGAGTCGGCTACCTGTTGGCCATGTGGCTTTCACCGCTTTTAAAACGGTTTTCTTATTCACGCACACTGTAA
- a CDS encoding ATP-binding protein: MKRNLQKHILEDLPKKIVLISGPRQTGKTTISKQLCDQFDYFNYDSGEDRLAIRQKRWDRSKLLIIFDELHKMKQWKRWLKGVFDTEGIPPQILVTGSAKLDIHKRVGDSLAGRYFQYRLHPLDLKEIHQFLNVKIEDGFNTLWHCSGFPEPFLEGSRTYYRRWRRSHIDIILRQDLIDLSSVRDIESVQTLVLLLSQRTGSTVSYANLARDLDRDPNTIKRWLQLLENLYIIYRVTPYSKNVARSLKKEPKFYFYDHALIEDEGARLENIVANALKKELHFLEDTQGIKGALHYLRTKDGQELDFLVTLDGVPTHLIEVKMGDDKPAYGFRHFSKLFPDAMHFQVVKNLLRDTSLPNGLFIKQVIPWLAELSLLTK; encoded by the coding sequence ATGAAGAGAAATCTACAAAAGCACATTCTCGAGGACCTTCCAAAAAAAATTGTCTTAATTAGTGGTCCTAGACAAACAGGCAAAACGACTATTTCAAAGCAATTATGCGATCAATTTGACTATTTTAATTACGATTCGGGTGAAGATCGGCTAGCTATTAGACAAAAACGTTGGGATCGATCAAAGCTGCTTATTATTTTTGATGAACTCCACAAAATGAAACAATGGAAAAGGTGGCTAAAAGGAGTATTTGATACCGAAGGCATTCCTCCTCAAATTCTAGTGACTGGAAGTGCTAAATTGGATATCCATAAGAGAGTGGGCGATTCACTTGCAGGAAGATACTTTCAATACCGCCTGCATCCACTCGATTTAAAAGAAATCCATCAATTTTTAAATGTAAAGATAGAAGACGGATTCAATACTTTATGGCATTGCAGCGGGTTTCCAGAACCGTTTTTAGAAGGAAGCAGAACTTATTATAGACGCTGGCGACGAAGCCATATCGACATTATTTTAAGGCAGGATTTAATCGATTTATCATCTGTCCGTGATATTGAATCAGTACAAACGCTTGTGCTCCTCTTAAGCCAACGGACTGGATCAACTGTTTCATATGCGAATCTTGCAAGAGATCTCGATCGCGATCCCAATACCATTAAACGTTGGCTGCAGCTTCTCGAAAACCTCTACATTATCTATCGCGTCACTCCATACAGCAAAAACGTTGCACGTTCGCTAAAAAAAGAACCAAAATTCTATTTCTATGACCATGCGCTTATAGAAGATGAGGGGGCTCGTCTAGAAAATATTGTAGCGAATGCATTAAAAAAAGAATTGCATTTCCTGGAAGATACTCAAGGTATCAAAGGAGCCCTTCACTATCTTAGAACTAAGGACGGACAAGAACTTGATTTTCTTGTGACTCTTGATGGAGTTCCCACACATCTTATTGAGGTTAAAATGGGCGATGACAAGCCTGCCTATGGATTTCGACACTTTAGCAAATTGTTCCCCGATGCCATGCATTTTCAAGTCGTTAAAAACCTTTTGCGCGACACATCTTTACCGAATGGCCTGTTCATCAAGCAAGTCATTCCTTGGCTAGCTGAGCTTTCGCTTCTAACAAAATGA
- the dnaB gene encoding replicative DNA helicase, which translates to MAPQNLKVKIPPNSKEAEMMVLGCMLTSINALNIAADKLHDFDFYFTEHKLIFNSLKSAYKSDKPADIHIICEDLKRQGQLEAAGGAAYLTTLAQFAGTSAYIEEYCRIVHSKSVLRRIINTSHIIEKNALEEPDDVENVLDEAQKLLFEIGKSANSGDAVLLSEIITGTKSESGVHYLKELQERQEKYQERGDEDPGITGIPTHLADLDKMINGFNNSNLMILAARPAMGKTALAINIAENICFKNKIPVGIFSLEMSAEQLVHRLICSQAEVESDKIKTGSLDGHDYQRIVETINHIQDHPLLIDDQPGLSINDLRARARRMKETHNIGFLVIDYLQLLSGSGNNKNGDNRQLEISEISRNLKNLARELNLPILCLSQLSRKVEERPGHRPMMSDLRESGSIEQDSDLIFFLLRREYYDPMDKPGMAELIVAKNRHGSIGTVNLTFRKEIAQFANYTPIGMDHEPQGGKHPYEGSSNYATF; encoded by the coding sequence ATGGCCCCACAAAATTTGAAAGTTAAAATCCCTCCTAACTCCAAAGAAGCTGAAATGATGGTGCTTGGATGCATGCTCACAAGCATCAACGCCCTCAATATCGCAGCCGATAAACTCCACGACTTCGACTTCTACTTCACCGAACATAAACTGATCTTTAACTCTCTAAAATCCGCTTACAAAAGCGACAAACCTGCCGATATCCACATCATCTGCGAAGATCTGAAACGACAAGGACAGTTAGAAGCGGCTGGCGGCGCTGCCTACCTTACCACCCTTGCACAGTTCGCAGGCACTTCAGCCTATATCGAAGAATATTGCCGGATTGTACACTCCAAATCAGTCCTGAGAAGAATCATCAACACCTCTCACATCATCGAGAAAAATGCCCTCGAAGAACCCGATGATGTTGAAAACGTCCTCGACGAAGCCCAAAAACTGCTGTTTGAAATCGGTAAATCGGCCAATTCAGGCGATGCAGTCCTCCTAAGCGAAATCATCACAGGAACAAAATCGGAGTCTGGCGTCCACTACCTGAAAGAACTGCAGGAAAGGCAAGAAAAATATCAAGAAAGGGGCGATGAAGACCCTGGCATTACTGGAATTCCAACCCATCTAGCCGATCTGGACAAAATGATCAATGGCTTCAACAACTCAAACTTGATGATCTTAGCAGCACGGCCGGCAATGGGAAAAACCGCCCTTGCCATCAACATTGCCGAAAATATCTGTTTTAAAAACAAGATACCTGTCGGCATCTTCTCACTGGAAATGAGCGCGGAACAGCTCGTCCACCGCCTCATCTGCTCTCAAGCAGAGGTAGAATCGGACAAAATCAAAACCGGTTCCCTTGACGGCCACGATTACCAAAGGATCGTTGAAACCATTAACCATATCCAGGATCACCCCTTGCTGATTGACGACCAGCCCGGACTCTCTATTAACGACTTGCGCGCCCGCGCCCGTCGAATGAAAGAGACCCACAACATTGGCTTCCTCGTCATCGACTACTTGCAGCTGCTCAGTGGATCAGGCAATAATAAGAACGGAGACAATCGACAGCTTGAAATCTCTGAAATTTCGCGAAACCTGAAAAATCTTGCCAGGGAGCTCAATCTTCCCATCCTTTGCCTCTCCCAGCTTTCCCGAAAAGTAGAGGAACGTCCAGGACACCGCCCCATGATGAGCGACCTGAGGGAATCAGGATCGATCGAGCAAGACAGCGACCTGATTTTCTTTCTTCTGCGCCGCGAATACTACGATCCTATGGACAAACCGGGAATGGCAGAACTGATCGTGGCCAAAAATCGGCACGGCTCCATCGGCACAGTCAACCTCACCTTCCGCAAAGAGATCGCCCAATTTGCCAACTACACACCCATTGGAATGGATCATGAGCCTCAAGGAGGCAAACATCCATATGAGGGAAGCAGCAATTACGCAACTTTTTAG
- a CDS encoding AURKAIP1/COX24 domain-containing protein: MSSVKKKRRKKIAKHKRKKRSRRDRHKNK; encoded by the coding sequence ATGTCTTCTGTTAAAAAGAAGCGTAGAAAAAAAATCGCTAAGCATAAGCGCAAAAAGCGCAGCAGACGCGATCGGCATAAAAACAAATAA
- the mnmG gene encoding tRNA uridine-5-carboxymethylaminomethyl(34) synthesis enzyme MnmG — MWKYPAVYDVIVMGGGHAGCEAALASARMGAKTLLLTMNLDTIGKMSCNPAVGGIGKGHMVREIDALGGEMGKVIDCTGIQYRMLNATKGPAVWAPRAQADKAAYQFEIKHRLEKQENLEIHQGTVEEIFVENDTVQGVATKEGIYFTAPTVVISSGTFMRGLLHIGERNFSGGRAGDQPSVGLSGCLKKLGFHLDRLKTGTPPRINKRSINLSLTEEQPGEEGIRFSFDDEGKRKLPQVSCYITYTTQETKQIILDNIHRSPLYSGKIQGVGPRYCPSIEDKVVRFSDKERHQLFLEPEGLQTEEIYVNGISSSLPLDVQYAFIKSIPALRNAEITRPAYAIEYDYVTSGQIKPSLESKKVEGLFLAGQINGTTGYEEAAAQGLLAGINAASKVAGREPLILKRSESYIGVMIDDLITKGLDEPYRMFTSRAEHRLLLRQDNADLRLRKYGYAYGLIDQKRWETLCLKAETIEWEMTRFEKTFKQVNGKGFSLAQLLRRPEMTYESLLETYPEAVVDHGEEINFQIELNLKYSGYISRQNTEIERISQVENLRVPEHFDFNQVSGLRNEAKQKLCRHNPLTLGQASRISGVSPADISVLIVELTKRERQTIA; from the coding sequence ATGTGGAAATATCCCGCTGTTTATGATGTCATCGTAATGGGAGGAGGTCACGCAGGATGCGAAGCTGCGTTGGCTTCTGCTCGCATGGGAGCAAAAACTCTTCTCCTGACGATGAATCTAGACACTATTGGAAAGATGAGTTGCAATCCGGCTGTCGGAGGAATCGGTAAAGGGCACATGGTGCGTGAAATTGATGCTCTCGGCGGCGAAATGGGCAAAGTGATCGACTGCACAGGCATCCAATACCGTATGCTTAATGCCACCAAAGGGCCTGCCGTTTGGGCTCCGCGCGCCCAAGCAGACAAGGCTGCCTATCAATTCGAAATCAAACACAGATTGGAAAAGCAGGAAAACCTTGAAATTCATCAGGGAACCGTCGAAGAGATCTTTGTTGAAAACGACACGGTGCAAGGTGTCGCAACTAAAGAGGGGATCTATTTTACCGCCCCTACTGTCGTGATCTCCTCCGGAACTTTTATGAGAGGACTTCTCCACATTGGGGAGAGAAATTTCTCCGGAGGCCGTGCTGGCGACCAGCCCTCTGTTGGTCTATCCGGCTGCCTTAAAAAACTTGGATTCCATTTGGATCGGCTCAAAACGGGAACTCCGCCAAGAATCAACAAACGTTCAATCAATCTCAGTTTGACAGAAGAGCAGCCGGGAGAAGAAGGTATCCGCTTCTCCTTTGATGACGAAGGGAAAAGGAAGCTGCCGCAAGTCTCCTGCTACATCACTTATACAACGCAGGAAACTAAACAGATCATCCTTGACAATATCCACCGCTCTCCCCTTTATTCCGGAAAAATTCAGGGAGTAGGTCCTAGGTATTGCCCCTCAATTGAAGATAAAGTTGTACGGTTTTCAGACAAGGAGCGCCATCAACTCTTCTTGGAGCCTGAAGGGCTTCAAACTGAAGAGATCTATGTCAATGGCATTTCTTCTTCTTTGCCTCTTGATGTGCAGTACGCTTTTATCAAGAGCATTCCCGCTCTTAGGAATGCAGAGATCACTCGTCCTGCCTATGCTATCGAATACGACTATGTCACAAGCGGGCAGATCAAACCCAGCCTTGAGAGCAAAAAAGTGGAAGGGCTGTTTTTAGCAGGCCAAATCAACGGCACAACCGGCTACGAAGAGGCTGCAGCTCAAGGCCTTCTCGCAGGCATTAATGCGGCAAGCAAAGTCGCCGGTCGAGAGCCCCTCATCCTCAAACGTTCGGAATCTTACATTGGCGTGATGATTGACGATTTAATCACTAAAGGGCTGGATGAACCCTACAGGATGTTCACAAGCCGCGCGGAGCATCGATTACTTCTTAGACAAGACAACGCTGATCTGCGTCTGCGCAAATACGGCTATGCTTACGGGTTAATTGACCAAAAGCGTTGGGAAACGCTTTGCCTTAAGGCTGAGACAATCGAGTGGGAAATGACCCGTTTTGAAAAAACGTTTAAACAGGTAAACGGCAAGGGATTTTCTCTGGCTCAGTTGCTTAGACGCCCGGAAATGACGTACGAATCTTTGCTTGAAACCTATCCTGAAGCTGTCGTGGACCACGGTGAAGAGATCAATTTTCAAATCGAGCTTAATCTGAAATACTCAGGATATATCAGTCGGCAGAACACGGAAATCGAAAGAATCTCGCAAGTAGAAAATTTGCGCGTCCCTGAACACTTCGATTTTAATCAGGTTTCAGGCTTACGCAATGAAGCGAAACAAAAATTGTGCCGGCACAATCCCTTAACTCTAGGGCAAGCTTCGCGCATTTCAGGCGTTTCTCCTGCCGACATTTCGGTTCTCATTGTCGAGCTGACAAAAAGAGAACGGCAAACGATCGCATGA
- a CDS encoding lipoate--protein ligase family protein, giving the protein MKPAIHFLRLNHCPIFKQLQLEEALLRVDKRNWCIINEGTPDAIVMGISGKPEEFINQKRFEKHPVPVIRRFSGGGCVYVDRDTFFVTLILNHTSSPAQPFPQQILCWTKELYQPLIGDPTFCVRENDYVIGEHKFGGNAQYIVKNRWLHHSSLLWDFCPDKMEHLNLPSKRPDYRSNRSHKEFLCTLKPRFSSKETFWEQLESSLSSKFHIDRVSLNEAEAALAAPHRKATEQLIDG; this is encoded by the coding sequence ATGAAACCCGCTATCCACTTCCTTCGACTCAATCACTGCCCCATTTTCAAACAACTGCAACTTGAAGAAGCTCTTCTAAGAGTGGATAAACGCAATTGGTGCATCATCAATGAGGGAACTCCTGACGCCATTGTCATGGGCATTTCAGGGAAACCGGAAGAGTTCATCAATCAAAAGCGGTTTGAAAAGCATCCTGTCCCTGTGATTCGACGATTCAGCGGAGGTGGATGCGTCTATGTCGATCGCGATACCTTTTTCGTTACCTTGATCCTTAATCATACAAGCTCACCAGCCCAACCTTTTCCACAACAGATCCTCTGTTGGACCAAAGAACTGTATCAACCATTGATCGGCGATCCTACGTTTTGCGTGCGGGAAAACGACTATGTGATTGGGGAACATAAATTTGGCGGCAACGCGCAATACATCGTTAAAAATAGATGGCTGCACCACAGCAGCCTTCTATGGGATTTTTGCCCCGATAAAATGGAACATCTTAATCTGCCTTCTAAAAGGCCTGATTACCGTTCAAATCGTTCCCATAAAGAATTTCTCTGCACATTGAAACCGAGATTTTCTTCCAAAGAGACTTTCTGGGAACAGCTGGAAAGTTCTTTATCCTCAAAATTCCATATTGATCGAGTTTCTTTGAATGAAGCGGAAGCAGCTCTTGCCGCACCTCATAGAAAAGCAACGGAACAACTAATAGACGGATAG
- the rlmB gene encoding 23S rRNA (guanosine(2251)-2'-O)-methyltransferase RlmB, which yields MQKKYWIMGKNCIETILDHSPERIIEFFTAKKDSDPLLEKVRSKGIKIKLASKQKLFDLVNSDSHQSYVALVKAVDSPDLKQFLRENHRLVLMLDNINDPQNLGAILRAAECFGVDAVIWSKNRGCSLTPSAAKAGVGASELVPTIVVSNLAETVKKFQKSGYFAVTAEISDRASPLNAFQFPEKTLLIMGSEGKGIQPLISKLADEQVYIPMSGKIDSLNVSQATAVLLSHYQKCFFDLKK from the coding sequence ATGCAAAAAAAATACTGGATTATGGGAAAAAACTGCATTGAAACAATTTTGGATCACTCTCCTGAAAGAATTATCGAATTTTTTACCGCAAAAAAAGATTCTGACCCGCTTCTTGAAAAAGTCCGATCAAAAGGGATTAAGATCAAATTAGCCAGCAAACAGAAGCTCTTTGATCTTGTAAATTCCGATTCACACCAGTCCTACGTGGCTCTAGTCAAGGCTGTCGACTCGCCAGATCTTAAACAATTCCTTCGTGAAAATCACCGATTGGTTTTGATGCTGGACAATATCAACGATCCACAAAATTTGGGAGCGATCTTGAGAGCTGCTGAGTGCTTCGGCGTGGACGCTGTCATCTGGTCGAAAAACCGCGGTTGTTCATTAACCCCCTCCGCAGCTAAAGCCGGTGTTGGAGCTTCTGAACTTGTTCCAACAATTGTGGTATCCAACCTTGCCGAAACGGTAAAAAAATTTCAAAAATCAGGCTACTTTGCCGTTACAGCAGAAATTTCAGATAGGGCAAGCCCCCTCAATGCATTTCAATTTCCCGAAAAAACCCTGTTGATTATGGGATCGGAAGGGAAAGGAATTCAACCACTGATCAGCAAGCTTGCTGACGAGCAAGTCTATATTCCGATGTCTGGAAAGATCGACTCTCTAAACGTTTCCCAGGCAACTGCAGTTCTATTGTCACATTACCAAAAATGTTTTTTTGATTTAAAAAAATAA